The Saprospiraceae bacterium sequence TCTTACAAACTATATTATATCATTCTCAACAATATTTCTACTATACCTATACCTCTGGACAGTGGAGATTTTTCTATGATACGCAGAAGTGTACTCCTGCAAATGGTCGAAATACAGGAAAAAAATATATTTCTACGCGGTGTAAGGAGTTGGGTAGGTTTCAGACAATTTCCTTTTGAGTATGAAAGAGATGCCAGATATGCAGGTGAGACAAAATATACATTAAAAAAATTATTGATTTTGGCGTACAATGGTATTTTCAGCTTCAGTCAATTTCCAGTTAAAATCCTTGCCAGAATGGGTTTTGTAGTGATCATCATTTCAATATTATATAGCCTTTACGCATTATATACCAAAATAACTCAGCCGGATGTTCCTCAGGGTTTTACTACATTGGCTATTGCAATATTTCTTTTTGGCGGTATTCAGTTGCTTGCTCTTGGCATCATAGGTGAGTATGTGCTAAGAATATATGATGAAACCAGAAACAGGCCACATTACATAGAAAGTGAAAAATATCTGGAATAACAGTTTATAAAAAGCAGTAAGTATCATTGATGACACTAATGGCGAACAGAAAATATTCTGTAAAAATTTAAATCATAATGTAAATTAAATAATTATGATTATAAATTTTTACATTCAATTTTCTTTTTGGTATAATTTTCCTATTTAGAGTTTGTTTAAATTCTCCATCAAGTGCTAAAGAATCCTTTGAATTTATGATAAGCACACAATTTTTGTTACTCTAT is a genomic window containing:
- a CDS encoding glycosyltransferase family 2 protein codes for the protein MHYEPLLSVVIPLYNEEKIIDTLYSRCTTALNNWCTSYEIICVNDGSTDSTLQLLKQYHEKDKRFKVISFSRNFGHQAAFLSGLKNSTGLYIAMIDGDLQDPPELLQQFYQKMVEGYDVVYGVRRKRKEGFFKRLSYKLYYIILNNISTIPIPLDSGDFSMIRRSVLLQMVEIQEKNIFLRGVRSWVGFRQFPFEYERDARYAGETKYTLKKLLILAYNGIFSFSQFPVKILARMGFVVIIISILYSLYALYTKITQPDVPQGFTTLAIAIFLFGGIQLLALGIIGEYVLRIYDETRNRPHYIESEKYLE